One Candidatus Parvarchaeota archaeon genomic window carries:
- a CDS encoding tyrosine--tRNA ligase, whose product MDIERKIELAARKPVSEVITRDELRQVFEAHAHPKHYIGFEISGSVHLGSGLMTALKIRDLLEAGVKPTIFLADYHSWINGKLGGDLEQIRAVAQGYFKSAFVSLGLEEGKVNYVLASQLYDNDYWADVLAISKSTTIARMLRCTTIMGRTAAEATYCSSTLYPAMQAADIFALGVQIAHSGTDQRKVHMLARECADKLGAKSGKSGSVQKPVAIHGHLLMGLQGPTKMGFEQNEKEDIEISSKMSKSKPETCIYIHDSEDEIKKKISKAYCPEKQVENNPIIELAEYAVMRDGKSALEISRPAKFGGDIIFATVEELKGAYSQGKLHPMDLKAGVGDALAKLLKPSRDYFAKRPELIEQVQQAKVSR is encoded by the coding sequence ATGGACATAGAAAGAAAGATTGAGCTTGCCGCAAGAAAGCCGGTTTCAGAAGTCATAACCCGCGATGAGCTGCGCCAGGTTTTTGAGGCACATGCCCACCCAAAGCACTACATCGGCTTTGAGATTTCAGGCAGTGTGCACCTTGGAAGCGGCCTTATGACTGCCCTGAAAATAAGGGATTTGCTTGAGGCAGGTGTCAAGCCAACAATTTTCCTTGCAGACTACCACTCCTGGATTAACGGAAAGCTTGGCGGCGACTTGGAGCAAATAAGGGCGGTGGCGCAGGGTTATTTCAAGTCTGCCTTTGTCTCCCTTGGCCTTGAGGAAGGCAAGGTCAATTACGTTCTTGCCTCGCAGCTTTACGACAATGATTACTGGGCAGATGTGCTTGCGATTTCAAAATCAACTACAATTGCCCGCATGCTTCGCTGCACAACCATAATGGGCAGGACTGCTGCTGAGGCAACCTACTGCTCGTCAACGCTTTACCCTGCCATGCAGGCGGCAGACATTTTTGCCCTTGGCGTGCAGATTGCTCACTCTGGCACTGACCAGCGCAAAGTCCACATGCTTGCGCGCGAGTGCGCTGATAAGCTTGGGGCAAAATCCGGAAAATCCGGCAGTGTGCAAAAGCCTGTTGCAATACACGGTCACTTGCTTATGGGCCTGCAGGGGCCAACCAAGATGGGCTTTGAGCAAAACGAAAAGGAGGACATTGAAATTTCCTCCAAAATGAGCAAGTCCAAGCCAGAAACATGCATCTACATCCATGATTCCGAAGATGAAATAAAAAAGAAGATTTCCAAGGCCTACTGCCCTGAAAAACAGGTTGAGAACAATCCAATAATAGAGCTTGCCGAGTATGCAGTAATGCGCGATGGCAAAAGCGCACTTGAAATCTCCAGGCCGGCAAAATTCGGCGGCGACATAATCTTTGCAACAGTTGAAGAGTTGAAGGGCGCATATTCCCAGGGCAAGCTGCACCCAATGGACCTAAAGGCAGGTGTTGGCGATGCCCTTGCCAAACTTCTCAAGCCAAGCCGCGACTACTTTGCAAAAAGGCCGGAGCTAATCGAGCAGGTGCAACAAGCTAAAGTGAGCAGATAA